The following proteins are co-located in the Gloeocapsa sp. PCC 7428 genome:
- the lpxC gene encoding UDP-3-O-acyl-N-acetylglucosamine deacetylase produces MKMQPTTSQATPSSLEAQSPASLQHTLAGEIQQSGVGLHSGEKTHIRLLPAPISTGRYFVRTDLPNQPAIAAVVGSVNQTVLSTQLGQGEATVRTVEHLLAALAGLGVDNVCIEIDGAEVPLLDGSAALWVEAIAQVGVVAQDESRVAPAAISEPIWVRHDDAFVAALPASEIRFTYGIDFELPAIGNQWYSWSPGKAIAAKLTSSFATEIAPARTFGLAHQIDFLQQQGLIKGGSLENALVCGQEGWINPPLRFANEPVRHKILDLVGDLSLLGNLPTAHFFAYKASHNLHIQLAQRILDSR; encoded by the coding sequence ATGAAGATGCAGCCAACGACGAGTCAGGCAACACCTAGTAGCCTTGAGGCGCAATCCCCAGCATCCTTACAGCACACTTTAGCAGGTGAAATTCAGCAATCAGGAGTGGGGTTACACAGTGGTGAAAAAACACACATTCGACTGCTTCCAGCACCTATAAGCACTGGGCGTTACTTCGTACGTACTGATTTGCCTAATCAACCGGCGATCGCAGCGGTGGTTGGTTCTGTCAATCAAACTGTGCTTTCAACACAATTAGGTCAAGGGGAAGCAACGGTGCGCACCGTAGAGCATCTATTGGCAGCGCTAGCCGGTCTGGGGGTAGATAACGTCTGCATCGAAATTGACGGTGCGGAAGTACCCTTACTCGACGGTTCAGCAGCATTGTGGGTAGAGGCGATCGCCCAAGTTGGTGTTGTCGCTCAAGATGAATCCCGCGTTGCTCCTGCGGCAATTTCGGAACCAATTTGGGTACGTCATGATGATGCTTTTGTTGCCGCATTACCTGCATCTGAAATCCGTTTTACCTACGGAATTGATTTTGAATTGCCTGCGATTGGGAATCAGTGGTACAGTTGGTCGCCAGGAAAGGCGATCGCAGCGAAATTAACGTCAAGCTTTGCTACAGAAATTGCCCCTGCACGTACTTTTGGTTTAGCGCATCAGATTGATTTTTTACAGCAGCAAGGTTTAATTAAGGGAGGCAGTCTAGAGAATGCACTCGTTTGCGGTCAAGAAGGATGGATTAATCCGCCTTTGAGATTTGCAAATGAACCAGTGCGTCATAAAATTTTAGACTTAGTGGGAGATTTGAGCTTGTTAGGAAATTTACCAACTGCTCATTTCTTTGCTTACAAAGCAAGCCACAACCTACACATTCAACTTGCCCAAAGGATTTTAGATTCGCGCTGA
- the purC gene encoding phosphoribosylaminoimidazolesuccinocarboxamide synthase: MSVAKNLLYEGKAKIIYTTDEPEILLAHYKDDATAFNAQKRGRIVGKGEINCKISQVLFQYLEARGIHTHFIDCPAPNQMRVMRVKILPLEVVVRNIAAGSLCQQTGLPLGTVLKQPLVEFYYKNDQLGDPLLTRDRLLLMELATPDELDQLQQQALQINRYLSEFFQSCGITLVDFKLEFGLDAQGTIRLADEISPDTCRLWNSADTDPNNRVMDKDRFRRDLGNVENAYQQVLERIQTRGQGNGEL, from the coding sequence ATGTCTGTCGCGAAAAACTTGCTCTACGAAGGCAAAGCGAAAATCATTTACACAACCGATGAGCCAGAAATTTTACTGGCACATTATAAAGATGATGCTACGGCTTTTAATGCTCAAAAGCGTGGCAGAATTGTTGGAAAAGGCGAGATTAACTGCAAAATCTCTCAAGTATTATTTCAGTATTTAGAAGCGCGCGGCATTCACACTCATTTCATTGACTGCCCAGCACCGAATCAGATGCGGGTGATGCGAGTGAAAATCTTGCCTTTAGAAGTTGTTGTCAGGAACATTGCTGCTGGTAGTCTCTGTCAACAAACAGGGTTGCCACTCGGTACCGTTCTTAAACAGCCATTAGTGGAGTTTTATTATAAAAATGACCAACTGGGAGATCCGCTGTTGACACGCGATCGCTTGTTACTCATGGAATTAGCAACTCCTGATGAGCTAGACCAATTACAGCAGCAAGCATTGCAAATTAATCGTTATCTCTCAGAGTTTTTTCAAAGCTGCGGCATAACCTTGGTAGACTTCAAGCTAGAGTTTGGCTTGGATGCTCAAGGCACAATTCGATTAGCCGACGAAATCAGTCCTGATACCTGCCGTCTCTGGAACTCCGCAGACACCGATCCTAACAACCGCGTCATGGATAAAGACCGCTTCCGCCGCGACTTAGGAAATGTGGAAAACGCTTACCAGCAAGTTTTAGAACGGATTCAAACGAGAGGTCAGGGAAATGGAGAGTTATGA
- a CDS encoding BamA/TamA family outer membrane protein — translation MRISPFWAATVAIAAPLSLTVPAAGQTVDPSQIKSGSQPPQMAQEPLPATGVVVETKTEQRQLNSAKLLGQTPVTPTTPQPQPSPVFPSPIQGVPATPPQQPVPVTPPPGAGGAPQDETPSQLQVPITPEAPLDAPPGEESVPAPATPPQPAPLPEGVQPEVAPPLTPQPEAQPEATPDTAPQVLVSEVVVSAETGVLDPELENQVYQAVRTVPGRTTTRTQLQEDINAIFATGFFSNVRAEPTDTPLGVRVTFVVQPNPVLRSVQVQANPGTNVPSVLPAEVVNNIFQPQYGRILNLRQLQAGIQQLNRWYQDNGYVLAQVVAAPQVSADGVVTLEVAEGVVEDIQVRFINEGEATDDEGRPIEGRTRDFIITRELALQPGQVFNRTVVQQDLQRVFGLGLFEDVNVSLNPGQDPRQVVVVVNVDERNSGSIAAGAGFSSASGLFGTLSYQEQNLGGNNQKVGGELQVGQREVLFDLRFTDPWIAGDPFRTSYTVNAFRRRSISLVFDSDDEQFEVINNDGELLGDRPRVLRLGGGVTFTRPLSQNPLARSEWTASAGLEYQRISIRDSDGDLRPQGQVGEDGEPTDLSFSGTGIDDLLTLQVGLVRDRRDNPLRPTNGSLLRFGVEQSVPIGSGSIFLNRLRGSYSQYLPVNFTNFAEGPETLAFNIQAGTVLGDLPPYEAFSLGGVSSVRGFNEGDLGTGRSFVQATAEYRFPIFSVVGGALFVDVASDLGTGENVPGNPAGQLDKPGSGFGYGIGLRVQSPLGPLRIDYGFNSEGENRLHFGIGERF, via the coding sequence ATGCGCATATCCCCTTTTTGGGCAGCAACAGTAGCGATCGCTGCTCCGTTAAGTTTAACAGTTCCAGCTGCGGGACAAACGGTAGATCCATCTCAAATCAAATCAGGGTCTCAGCCACCACAAATGGCACAAGAGCCGCTCCCAGCAACAGGTGTTGTTGTCGAAACAAAGACTGAACAACGACAACTCAACTCGGCGAAGCTCCTCGGACAAACGCCCGTAACGCCAACAACACCGCAGCCACAACCATCGCCAGTATTTCCGTCGCCAATTCAGGGAGTCCCAGCAACTCCACCACAACAGCCAGTTCCTGTGACTCCGCCTCCAGGTGCAGGAGGAGCGCCACAAGATGAAACGCCCAGTCAACTGCAAGTGCCGATTACGCCAGAAGCACCGCTAGATGCACCACCAGGCGAAGAGAGTGTTCCAGCACCCGCAACGCCTCCGCAACCGGCTCCCCTACCTGAAGGAGTGCAACCGGAAGTCGCCCCACCATTGACACCACAGCCGGAAGCTCAACCAGAAGCAACCCCAGATACCGCGCCACAAGTTCTTGTTTCTGAAGTTGTTGTGAGTGCGGAAACGGGAGTATTAGATCCTGAACTAGAAAATCAAGTTTATCAAGCGGTGCGTACGGTTCCAGGAAGGACAACAACACGCACGCAGTTACAAGAAGATATTAATGCGATCTTCGCGACAGGTTTCTTCTCGAACGTCCGTGCAGAACCGACAGACACGCCCTTGGGAGTGCGGGTCACATTTGTTGTGCAACCTAACCCTGTTTTACGCTCGGTGCAAGTGCAAGCTAACCCAGGCACGAATGTTCCTTCGGTGTTGCCGGCGGAGGTTGTCAATAATATCTTTCAGCCGCAGTACGGCAGAATTTTGAATTTGCGGCAGCTGCAAGCAGGAATTCAGCAGTTAAACCGCTGGTATCAAGATAATGGTTATGTTTTGGCACAAGTTGTGGCAGCGCCGCAAGTATCAGCCGATGGAGTTGTCACGTTAGAAGTTGCTGAAGGTGTTGTCGAAGATATCCAAGTCCGCTTTATCAACGAAGGCGAGGCGACAGACGATGAAGGGCGACCAATCGAAGGTCGAACACGTGACTTTATTATTACCCGCGAATTAGCGCTCCAACCAGGACAAGTCTTTAACCGCACCGTAGTCCAACAAGATTTGCAACGCGTCTTTGGTTTGGGCTTGTTTGAAGACGTTAATGTTTCCTTAAACCCAGGTCAAGATCCGCGACAAGTTGTTGTCGTTGTCAATGTCGATGAGCGCAATAGCGGCTCGATCGCAGCCGGTGCCGGTTTTAGTTCGGCAAGTGGCTTATTTGGTACGTTGAGTTACCAAGAGCAAAACTTAGGTGGTAACAACCAAAAAGTTGGAGGTGAATTACAAGTAGGACAACGGGAAGTATTGTTCGATCTCCGCTTTACCGATCCGTGGATTGCGGGAGATCCGTTCCGTACCTCGTATACAGTCAATGCCTTCCGTCGTCGCTCGATTTCCCTCGTTTTTGATAGCGATGACGAGCAGTTTGAAGTGATCAATAACGACGGTGAGCTTTTAGGCGATCGCCCCCGCGTATTACGCCTTGGCGGTGGCGTCACGTTTACGCGTCCTTTGTCACAAAATCCGTTAGCAAGATCCGAATGGACCGCATCAGCGGGATTGGAGTATCAAAGAATTTCGATTCGCGATTCCGATGGTGACTTAAGACCACAAGGACAAGTGGGAGAAGATGGCGAACCAACTGACCTGAGTTTTTCGGGTACAGGGATTGATGACTTGTTGACTTTGCAAGTCGGATTAGTCCGCGATCGCCGTGATAACCCACTACGACCAACGAATGGTTCGCTACTGCGGTTTGGGGTTGAGCAATCTGTCCCCATCGGTTCGGGAAGTATTTTTCTCAATCGCCTACGCGGTAGCTATAGTCAATACCTACCAGTCAACTTTACGAACTTCGCGGAAGGACCAGAAACACTAGCGTTTAATATCCAAGCGGGAACTGTTCTAGGCGACCTACCACCTTATGAAGCTTTTTCGTTAGGAGGTGTGAGTTCTGTTAGAGGTTTCAATGAAGGCGATTTGGGAACTGGTCGCAGTTTTGTGCAAGCAACTGCGGAGTATCGATTCCCTATCTTTTCTGTTGTGGGCGGTGCATTATTCGTTGATGTCGCCTCGGATTTAGGCACAGGTGAGAATGTACCTGGAAACCCAGCCGGACAACTCGATAAACCTGGTAGTGGTTTTGGCTATGGTATTGGTTTGCGCGTTCAGTCTCCACTCGGACCACTGCGGATTGATTACGGTTTCAATAGCGAAGGTGAAAATCGCCTGCACTTTGGGATTGGCGAACGCTTCTAA